A DNA window from Minwuia thermotolerans contains the following coding sequences:
- a CDS encoding slipin family protein translates to METDPVLFETLTYLVPVAIVIAIFAAAIRIFREYERGVVFTLGRYTRIAGPGFVLIVPIIQQVVRVDLRTFVEDVPTQDVISRDNVSVKVNAVIYYRVVDAEKAIIQVENFSAATSQLAQTTLRSVLGKHELDEMLAERDKLNADIQEILDRQTDAWGIKVANVEIKHVDIDESMVRAIARQAEAERHRRARVINAEGEQQAAQKLVEAGALLAQQPNAMQLRYFTALNDVSVNQATTIVFPLPMDLLTRLAPSFGGEQESA, encoded by the coding sequence ATGGAGACTGATCCCGTGCTGTTCGAAACGCTGACCTATCTGGTTCCTGTCGCCATCGTCATCGCGATATTCGCGGCGGCGATCCGCATCTTTCGCGAGTACGAGCGCGGCGTGGTGTTCACGCTTGGCCGCTACACCCGAATCGCCGGTCCCGGCTTCGTGCTCATCGTCCCAATCATCCAGCAGGTCGTGCGCGTCGATCTGCGAACCTTCGTGGAGGACGTGCCGACGCAGGACGTGATCTCGCGCGACAACGTCTCAGTCAAGGTCAACGCGGTGATCTACTACCGCGTCGTCGACGCTGAGAAGGCGATCATCCAGGTCGAGAACTTCTCGGCGGCGACCAGTCAGCTCGCCCAGACGACGCTGCGCTCGGTACTCGGCAAGCACGAGCTCGACGAGATGCTCGCCGAGCGCGACAAGCTGAACGCCGATATCCAGGAAATCCTCGATCGCCAGACCGACGCCTGGGGCATCAAGGTCGCCAACGTCGAGATCAAGCATGTCGACATCGACGAGAGCATGGTGCGCGCGATCGCTCGCCAAGCCGAGGCCGAGCGTCACCGCCGCGCGCGCGTCATCAACGCCGAAGGGGAACAGCAAGCCGCGCAGAAGCTCGTCGAGGCCGGCGCGTTGCTCGCGCAGCAGCCCAACGCCATGCAGTTGCGCTACTTCACGGCGCTGAACGACGTCTCGGTCAACCAGGCGACGACGATCGTCTTCCCGCTGCCGATGGACCTGCTAACTCGGCTGGCGCCCTCGTTCGGCGGCGAGCAGGAGTCGGCATAG
- a CDS encoding NfeD family protein, which yields MPPGPIAGGWSGYVWRVYRRPAGTLCNEIRGDSAEVLDWSGDEGHVWARSERWAARGATGLAAGDAVRVRGTDGLTLIVDRDGHDTDDDPETTNGD from the coding sequence ATTCCACCCGGACCAATCGCTGGGGGCTGGTCAGGTTATGTCTGGCGCGTCTACAGACGGCCGGCCGGTACCCTGTGCAACGAAATACGCGGTGACAGCGCCGAGGTGCTCGACTGGTCGGGCGACGAAGGACATGTGTGGGCGCGCAGCGAACGCTGGGCGGCGCGTGGCGCTACCGGCCTTGCGGCCGGCGACGCCGTGCGCGTGCGCGGGACCGATGGGTTAACCCTGATCGTCGACCGAGACGGACACGATACCGACGACGACCCCGAAACAACCAATGGAGACTGA
- a CDS encoding IS3 family transposase (programmed frameshift), with protein sequence MARKRHKPEEIVGKLRQADVLHSQGMSMADAIRQLGISEVTFYRWRREYGGMSGDQLRRLKELEKENERLRRAVSDLTLDKQILSEAAKGKLLSPSRRRRCIDHVRRRLRISERRACRVLGQHRSTQRHLPRGRDDEARLVADMIELARQYGRYGYRRIAALLREAGWQINDKRVERLWRREGLKVPARQPKRRRLWLGDGSCMRLRAERPNHVWSYDFVHHRTHDGRTFRTLNVLDEFTRESLAIRVRRKLSSVDVIDVLTDLFILRGPPAFVRSDNGPEFVAEAVRRWISAVGARTAFIEPGSPWENGFIESFNARFRDELLDGEIFYTLKEAQVVIEQWRRHYNTIRPHSRLGYRPPAPEVIIPPGWPSGSAPLHQPAGLAAKPPMH encoded by the exons ATGTCGATGGCGGATGCGATCCGGCAGCTGGGTATCAGCGAAGTCACCTTCTACCGATGGCGCAGGGAATATGGCGGCATGAGCGGCGATCAGCTGCGGCGTCTGAAGGAGCTCGAGAAGGAGAACGAGCGGCTGCGCCGGGCGGTCTCCGACCTGACCCTGGACAAGCAGATTCTGAGTGAAGCTGCGA AAGGGAAACTTCTGAGCCCCTCGCGTCGCCGACGTTGCATCGATCATGTCCGCCGGCGTCTCCGGATATCGGAGCGCCGGGCCTGCCGGGTTCTCGGCCAGCACCGCTCCACGCAGCGCCATCTCCCGCGTGGACGTGATGACGAGGCCCGGCTGGTGGCGGACATGATCGAGCTGGCCCGTCAGTATGGCCGATACGGCTATCGCCGGATCGCGGCCTTGCTTCGGGAGGCCGGCTGGCAGATCAACGACAAGCGGGTCGAGCGCCTCTGGCGGCGCGAGGGGTTGAAGGTACCGGCCCGGCAGCCGAAGAGGCGGCGGCTGTGGCTGGGCGACGGATCCTGCATGCGGCTGCGGGCAGAACGGCCCAACCATGTCTGGTCCTATGACTTCGTCCACCACCGGACACATGATGGCCGGACCTTCCGGACCTTGAACGTGCTGGACGAGTTCACGCGCGAGAGCCTGGCGATCCGGGTTCGCCGGAAGCTCTCGTCGGTCGATGTGATCGACGTCCTGACGGACCTGTTCATTCTCCGCGGTCCACCGGCCTTCGTTCGCTCCGACAATGGCCCCGAGTTCGTCGCCGAGGCCGTGCGGCGCTGGATATCAGCGGTGGGCGCCAGAACGGCGTTCATCGAGCCGGGGTCACCCTGGGAGAACGGCTTTATCGAGAGCTTCAATGCCCGGTTCCGGGACGAGCTGCTCGACGGGGAAATCTTCTACACGCTGAAGGAGGCGCAGGTGGTCATCGAACAATGGCGCCGTCACTACAACACGATCCGACCGCACAGCCGTCTCGGCTACCGACCACCGGCGCCGGAGGTCATCATTCCGCCAGGCTGGCCGTCAGGCTCCGCTCCGCTTCACCAGCCGGCCGGCTTGGCGGCAAAGCCGCCCATGCACTAA